In the genome of Coregonus clupeaformis isolate EN_2021a unplaced genomic scaffold, ASM2061545v1 scaf0408, whole genome shotgun sequence, the window atagtgtaagaacacttacaaagcctcaaaggataagatgatgCAACTTTCAAAAGGAGTCAATTTTGGCTAACCACAACAGtctgctagctaggtagctgtttagtTTTCTAGCACATTCAGTTATTTGTTTGTAAAccattaacaagctagttagctaccacatgttcttatcaaactgtcaacagagtagctagcaagcaacaagatatgccaaataaatcagatttgaccgttCAGACACAAGTTGCATGGCCAAGACTTAGATTTGTATGACCtacgaaggtggtttgaaatgtggcttgaaatatccgattccatgtgctttttggctgttcagactgcaggaaaaataacagatTTGAAATGGATTTGCAAAAAACAAAAAGGATTTCAGGCTTTAGACATGCATGTTTATTATTATGTGGTATGTGACACTGTATCGATGATTGtttacacacatgcacatacactacAAACTTGAATGCACTTCAGCAggactctgtgtgtgtgaaaCCACCTGATGTTAATTCTGTTTCACAGGAGGTGCTGTTCTTCCCTGCCATGAAGCCTGATGACAACAAGACAGCCCCTCTCACAGAGGGCACCTCTGTGTAGTATTGTGACCTCGCCTGCTGGCAGATCTCTGCAGGGGTTGGCATGGTGATGAAGCCTGGGGAAATAATCAGATTGGTCTGTTGGTCTCACTGTGGGTCCTGGTGGCATTGACTGTTTTCTATTTTATAATATGGTTTGAATCTTGCAATCTGCATTAAGGGAAATAAGTTAATTTTAAATTGTTTTTCCATCATTACATAGTTGAAAACATAAATTGTGTGCTGTTGTTGCCTTGTATTACCTTGCGCTCTGTCTCTTTTCTGTCTTCCCTCAGAGTGTGGTGGACATCCAAGCCCAAAGTAATGTCAGTGAATAAGGGTTCTGGACATGTTTGTTGTGTTCTGTTATTGTATGCCATGCAGTCTGACTACTTTTTAAAAAATTGTTCACCCACACAACTGCCATTGGCACAAAAATAAACTTAATGACAAAAATGTGATTCTGTATTCCCATGATTGCGTTATGTCAAAGTATATGTCTGCAGCTGATCTACTGTTGCAGTAGGCCTAAGTTACTGGTCTGTGTTCTTTAACCATGGTCTTCATTATGTACATTTTCATAAGCTTTTGGATAAAGCAGTGGTGTAGCCATTCAGCCAAATCTGTTGTGAAACATTTCTTATACGGAAGCGAACGAAACATGGAGGGacgtacctgaatttgtccaatagaaactgttTGGCAGAATGACTACAcctattctgttgcaaaacgttgcCTCTTTCCAAATGGAAAACATTTAGCAAcaaactagagtttctattggacaaattcaggtagatcTGTTTCATTCTGCTTCTGTTTGTTTCTTAAATGGTAAACTGTTTCCATTGCAagacgtaatgaatacacccctggtgacTGAACTCTTTACGGCCAAGGTGTACCCCACCCATTTGGATCCCCTAAGAAAGGATTATGTGGGATGACCTGTGTGCAATACCTTTAGAGGAGGTAGATGTGTGGTAAGTTCATTTTCAGTGAATGCAGTCCAGTTACTTTCTAGTCACGCTGCAAAGTACTGTAGGACCCTAGTGTGAAGTCTACCAAGAAAACCAGCATTTGTTTAATGAAAGCAACACTAGGTCCTAGGAACTGTTGCCCGATCTCAGCAGTTGTGTACTACAGTACAATAGAAAACGGATACAATTGAAACAGTGATGGGGTTAGAGCTGTAATATTCATGAAGGGAAAACGATTTAGAATCAACCCAGTTTATACGATCTACCAAGCATAAGAGAATGgtcgcgttcccctgctcagacgttgcatgaatcaaccaatggttgcgtgccacggcATCGACTGTCATCGATTGACAGATTGTTGTAACATTTGATGTGGTTTGCTGATAGTTAAAATACATACCCAGGCGGTGTAAAATATGGCATGCTtcagcaacgcctgggcagaggaacgcGCCCAAAACCTTATGGTTAGGTCTACAATGCCATAAAGATGCAGAGTAGACCAATAGACAGAAGAACATCTAACACTACCAACTATGCGAAAAAACAATTAGTATCCTAAATATTATGTTGTGCATCTATTACGCCTTCAGAGTATCCATATAAGGAAAAACCTTATCGGCAAATACGGTCCAACTTCCACAAAGTCCTGCCGGTGCAGTGCACGAAAAGCCGCTTCTATTTCATGTCGAGAGCGCGCAAATGGTAATGGTGCGCGCTCCACTCAGTCAATTGCATGTGTAATCTTTTCGGCCGACACTGTGAAGATGGCGATGAGAATAGCGTTCCGGTGCCTTTCTGCCAACTTTTCCCCAGTACTGCTTCAGCTTTCTCGACCTGTACAGATCTCCGCAAATCGGTTCTTATGGAAGGCCAACACCGCACGGACACTGAGCACGGCCTCGCGACTGTCCACAGGTAACAATTTGTTACAATGTTGCCCAAATTATATTTATCAACATTACAATTGATGTACGGGTCTGTGGCTACACATTCCAGTCGCTGAGGGGGAATAATCTCACGCTGTTTTGGTCACTTTACCACCGTACATTTTTACACGTCAGTGAGAGAGCGTGAACTGCGATTTGAATTTTGTGATCAGCATGTCCAGTTTTGTAAGCAGTTCAGAACGCATGCCCTGCTACGATAAAGTTTGGTCGATGGGTCAAATAAAAAGTAGCCTAATGCTGACCGTTACGTGGTCTAAAAGTAAAATATTCCCTGTAGTTATTCCCAGACAGAAATCAAGTTCTTTCATTTTATGGAATTCCAATGGAATTTTGGGATTCCCTGACCAGCCCTGTCGAACAACGGTCCCCGCGATAGGTTGGTTTAACCGTAACATTTTGAATTATATGGTCGCTTTACATAAACTGTCCCCAAAAGTAGCCAGGTCGAATTAAAGTTTTCATTTTCTTAAACAATGTTTTACAGTGTAATCTATCAGAGGTTTAACTTGACCTTGGAACGATTTGCTGGGTCTACTATCCACGGCCTTAAAAAAACATTAGGGCTTGTTAGGCACTCAGACACCCACTGTCTCGTGCCCCAATGTAGTGGATAATTACATAGAGCAAGTCACGCACGAGTTTGGACATAGCCAGTGAAATACTGGCCTGAACTAACAAATTTGAGCATACATCTATATTTAGCATATTTACTTTATTTCCTAAATTTGTAGGCTGAAAATGGCAAATACATGTATGGTGTTTTATGTGGGGGGTGTTTTACTCTATAAATTATATTGAAGATCTCTATTAAGGGAAGGCTCTCCCCTGAGTCTTTTAGACAATCCAGCCATGCCTCAGCATTTTGCACAGTTCACAATCTGGTTCAAACCTGTATTTTTTCTGCATGAACTGATGCTAGCATTGGAAACTGTTGAGGCATTTAATTCCTCCCCAGGGTATCGGAAACGTGACAGCATTTGACATAAACCATATTTTAATGTTTCTTGCTTAAAATGTGGATTGCATCTGTCCAAAATAGTATAAAATGATTATTAGTTAATTTAATAGAATGAACAGCCCACATAGCAGATTAGAGGAAGGATGTTTTTCATTTCAACCAATAGAGAACTGTTAAATGTGGGTGCTCCCTCCCACCACCCATACTGTGTACAACCATACTACAATATACAGTAATAGCTAGAGAATGCGTGGTACACTGAATGAGCAATTGGCATCACCATGGTGATAGTAATACAATTCACATCTTGTTTGACATTACAGGACTGAATGTGGGAAAGTGCATGTTCAGAATCATGAATGGTATAGTTTGCCACTGTGCAGTATTTTAAATCAGGTTTGCAGTTTTGCACAGTACTTTTTGGCTCTGGTCCATAGTACATTAGTGTCCTTTGGACAGTCAATAACAAGGACAATGTTTGGGATGGGTACTTAGTTTATACACATGCATCCCGTTATCTGACGTGAATCTATTTTTACAGCCCTCAAATTCACAGACAAGCATGAGTGGGTACGAGTAGAGGGAGGAGTTGGCACAGTTGGCATCAGCAATTTTGCTCAGGTAGGCAGTTTGGTTGATACTTTTATCAATGATTTAGTGTGCTGTTGTGTTTCTAAATTACTGACAATCTGACATTTATTGGTCTACATAATGCCTGTATTGTCTTGAGATTTATTTTGGAACTTTGTACTTTGTCCTGCAATACAAAGACATATACCAGAATGGGCAATTTTAGAAATGTATGACTATTGTTTAGGGTAATTGATTAATTGTATTACGCCTGGCTTAAAATTATTTGAGGGCCAATCTGATATTTGTGGACTAACTTGACGTTTACCACAACTTTCATTGGCCTTATTTTATGCTTTATGAAATCAGTTAGACGTTAGGATTCTTCCCAGAATTTCCTCAATCTATACTTAAAATATGAATATTTTGTGTTGCAAATTCTGAAAGCTGTATCTGCTAAAATGTTAGAATTTGTGTCCCTCCATTGTAGCAAGCATTAGGTGATGTGGTGTATTGTGGACTCCCTGAGGTGGGGCAAAAACTTGAACAAATGGGTGAGTATTTTTCAGGTTTTAAGTTTCCTCCCACAAGTAAATGACTATTGTGACCACAAGCTTTGTTGCCAATAAGGAGGGTCATGCATGTCCTTTGCTTGTGTTGCAGATGAGTTTGGTGCTTTGGAAAGCGTGAAGGCTGCTAGTGAGCTGTACTCTCCTCTGACTGGAGAGATAACTGAAATCAACACAGAGCTGGCAGACAACCCTGGACTAGTGAATAAATCCTGCTACGAAGGGGGTGAGTATCTTAGGCAAGACAAAGTGACATAACAAATCAGTTGATAAGTatgtttgacattttagtcatttagcagatgctcttatccagatgcgacttacaggagcaaattagggttgtgtcttgttcaagggcacatcgacagatttgtcacctatTCGGCTTGGGGTTTCGATaacagcgacctttcagttactggcccaacgctcttagtGGCTGGGGTACCTGCCACCTCCTTATATGATTTTATGTTGTTAAATAATCAGTGGACACACTATTAAACCCCCTCTCCTGACAATGTTACTGATGGTTGCTCTCCTCTTTGATTTTCAGGCTGGCTAATTAAGATGACTATTGACAACCCAGCAGAACTTGATGGCCTCATGGACGATGGTTCCTATGAGAAATTTGTCAAATCACTTGATGAGTAGACTGCTCGACTCTCCatgttctttttttaaatgttatttttaaTGATGATTACAGGTCTTTCACACTAATCCTATCTGGACTGGCTGTAAAATCTCAGCTAAAATGAGATTATGTAAAGTAGCCATATTTATTTGGACTGTAATTGTTTAATCACCAAGATAACCTAGGTGCTTATTGCTGATGAAACCACAAGACAACCTGATGTGTTTGTTCCCATGTCCTGTTGGCACAACGATAAGTCCTGTTGACACAACGATAAATCCTGTTGGTACGACCATAAGGTTTAATTATTTCAGGTGCTTTGTTTGGACTGAAAAAAAAATTGAGAAGTGGCAACAGGTTGGAAAGTGACTGGAAATGAAGTCAGATAAATAAATACAACAGACAATCCATTGTTTTTTTCATTATGACTTTTATATTCCCTCTGGTGGGAAGAATTGTATACAGTACTATTCACTTGCTTTACATAAACCACCTTGAGTCCTTATCTAATAGTCAAAACCTAGTTTGGTGTCTGGCAATGCAAGACTAGTCAAAACCTAACCTTGGCTGGCAGCCTGGCACTTCCAAAGACTCCCACACTTGTAGATTCACATTCTTCAGCAAGATAACCTTCTTTAGAACAAAAGACTAAAGCACAAATTAAGCAAGAATCAATTCTATTTGGGATATTTTCGTATTTTGAGGTGACATCTGGAATATGTGGGATATATTGCATTTTTGTTACACCGCCTGTATTATTATACTGGATTGTTGACATAGCTtactaatatatctactgctatacatatcattcttagtatatatTTTTGGTGTAGGCCTATATATgcatagattgcatttggattactgatAGTGTTATTTGGGTTAACTGGATTTTTCCTGACATGATATCTTGTTTTtgattatttgtgtacttgtttgacatttttactgcattgttaggagcatttcgctgcacctgctataacCTCTGCTAAATTGTGTATGctaccaataaaatttgatttgatatactgCTGCTGTATTTTCCAACCCAAGTGATTCAAGCTAATAGATGAAAACAAGTTACCGAAAGTTACACTTCAGTGATATTAACACATTTAATATAGCCACACAGTATCATCATTGATATATTAACATATAGTCAGCCCAGTCAGTTAATGGTTCAGTAGTTTACATTATAAATGACAAGTTGCCCATTCTAtaaagggtgtgtgtggaccTATTCCTAGAAATTACCCTGCTTTATACACTATACCTTTTTGTTCTGATGCCTAACTGGTGAAAAACCACGGGGATAGAAGCACTACTGAAACGCGTGCTGATGACACTGGCTGCTTCTCGTTGCTACATTAAAGCTCGGCACACCTTGACTTTTGCCCTTAGATTAAGATAGAGATGAGGTGCAGGGGAGGGTTGATCAATGATTAATGGCAAAAGTGGGCACAGAATCAGTGCAGCAGAGAAACAGAGCATATCTTTGACTTGATTATGAAGGGGCATGGGGATTTACTACTTTACAGGAGAATATAATTTGGCTGTCGGACAGGGATGGTCCTCTCTTGACACAATGAGCAGAGTGATGGGGTTGCTGTTTATGTGCACTTTAAATATTGCATGCCGCATATCTTTACTATGATTTCAAGAAAGTATTAGGGTTTAATACACAACACTCCTACAATGAAAACATGTAATTTATAATTATCATTACAACAATGAGAATGGAAAATTGGGGGATACTCAGAGAAATAGGCTCATATGCAAAAGACTGTCTGAACAGGTCCATAAGTGAAATGTGTGTAACTTTATTGTGGGGCTGCAGTGACCCCTTGTGGTGTACCTACAAACATACATCAGCAATAACTCAGATTTGGGTGGACGACCATTAGTTATTGAACAAATAAACTGTCAGGCATGCATAATGGTTGTTTCAATATGTGTTGTATTAGggtataacattttacattttagtaatttagcagacgctcttatccagagcgacttacagttagtgagtgcatacattattgttatttttttcatactggccccccgtgggaatcgaacccacaactgagctacatccctgccggccattccctcccataccctggacgacgctgggccaattgtgcgccgccccatgggtctcccggtcgcggccggctacgacagagcctgcattcgaaccaggatctctagtggcactgctagcactgcgatgcagtgccttagaccactgcaccactcgggataAAAAGCACGTTATTACTCAGCATTATCCCAAAACTAAGAAGATTTGATTTACTAACCAAAAAACGTACAAAAAACTCATTCGATCTGAATGTATTCTGAACaagatataaataaataaataaataaataaataaataaataaataatcaaagATTGATTGTATATTTTTATACCACTCTTCACACGTGAAATGTAGTACATCCGGAGGACAATCCATTGCGTCTACCATTGGGTGCCATCTTTATATCCCACAATGCACTGCTTTAGGACTTCCTTTTTCCTTTCGGCCATTTTCCGCCCCAGACGGTATGTGAAAATAAGCTCACTATCTTTCAAACGAAATCGCTCTTAATCCTCCAATATATCGAAGTTGGTGTGACTTTTATGCATTTATTGCGAAAGTGTATGATGTTGCCGTTCCGAATATATTACTATTGATGAGTTTGTTGAGATTAAGGCTCAGTACTTGAAATTGGTTAGCAGTCATAACCTACCTGGGTTGCAGACGCATGTATATCTGTGTTGTCAGTGACGTTACACGTTTCATTGTCACCAACCTGTCGATAATGATCTAGATTATCGACAATTACCTCAAAAGTTTACGGAGTCATTATCACAGTAAAATATACTTTTATTGTTCCGTCTGTTTGTTGTAATCCATCGTTGACCCCCCAAACCAAACTCGTCAGCCATTTATTCCTCAGCTAGATGGTCTGATCTTATTGCTAAATGTGATTAGCTTCTACGCCTACATGTGTTAGTGTCAACTTCTGTTTCAGGGAAGTAGGCAACCATGGCACCCAGCCGGAATGGCATGCTTTTGAACCCCCACTTCCACAAAGACTGGCAGACGAGGGTGCGCACCTGGTTCAACCAGCCCGCAAGGAAGACTCGCAGGTAGCCCTTGATTAGTTACTTTGGTTAAATATAGTATAATGGTTGGATAAATGCTAACGTTTGGTTGAAGTGTCTGACGTTTCAAACGTCCACTGTATGCAAACCTACCAGCTATTAACTAGCATGCTTATGTGACGTACCTAGTTGGTTAACTAGCTGTATGGATTGAATGATGGCTATGGTGTAATTCTGGTGTGTAGCTGTGCAAGACATGCCTGAGGCTGTATGGATGTGATGGAGATCATTCAAATATAACTTGCTATATATGAACAGAGTATTTGTTTTTCAGGCGAAAGGCCCGTCAGATCAAGGCTCGTCGTATTGCTCCACGTCCTGTGGCCGGACCCCTTAGGCCTCAAGTCAGGTGTCCCACCATCAGGTATCACACCAAGGTGCGCGCCGGACGTGGCTTCACCCTGGAGGAGCTCAAGGTAAGAGGAATATTAACAGTACATTTACCTTTTGAATAATATCCTTCCGGTTTAGGCAGTGTTGGTACATTATGTAAGACTGAACAGAGTGAAAGACCGGTGTGAATTTATTGGATATATTTTAGCTTGCTGACTACTAAAACCGTGTTGACAAATCTCCGGAATCTCTGTACCTCCTTGATGATTCAATTTGAACCTATTTGCTGATGTTTGCTTAATTTAATGTGTTGTGCATATCAAAAAAACTCAATTAAAGCTAGTCAATCGAGTAATAATATGGGACTCAAGCCAGTTATTAaccaattttattttttacatgctTTTTGCCTGAATGTAGCAAATCTACTTGTATTGATTTATGTGCAAGCCTTCACACTTCTAAAAGTGCAGGCATGGCTAGCAACTAAATGTCCAACATTCCTcaagcacggcgcttgtaacgccaagggtagtgggttcgatccccgggaccacccatatgtaaaaatgtatgcgcacatgactgtaagtcgctttggataaaagcgtctgataaatggcttattattattatttggttCACTGTCTTGCATGTGCTTTGTGTATTCCAGGCCGCCGGTATCCACAAGAAGACAGCCCGCACAATTGGCATCGCGGTTGACTCCCGCCGTCGCAACAGGTCATCGGAGTCCCTGCAGGCCAATGTACAGCGCCTGAAGGAGTACCGCTCCAAGCTCATCCTCTTCCCCAGGAAGGCCTCCGCACCCAAGAAGGGAGACAGCACTGTAAGTGTCAGTCATAGAACATCGGGTTGA includes:
- the LOC121548465 gene encoding glycine cleavage system H protein, mitochondrial → MAMRIAFRCLSANFSPVLLQLSRPVQISANRFLWKANTARTLSTASRLSTALKFTDKHEWVRVEGGVGTVGISNFAQQALGDVVYCGLPEVGQKLEQMDEFGALESVKAASELYSPLTGEITEINTELADNPGLVNKSCYEGGWLIKMTIDNPAELDGLMDDGSYEKFVKSLDE
- the LOC121548464 gene encoding 60S ribosomal protein L13 gives rise to the protein MAPSRNGMLLNPHFHKDWQTRVRTWFNQPARKTRRRKARQIKARRIAPRPVAGPLRPQVRCPTIRYHTKVRAGRGFTLEELKAAGIHKKTARTIGIAVDSRRRNRSSESLQANVQRLKEYRSKLILFPRKASAPKKGDSTEEELKMATQLSGAVMPIKNVHKKEKARVISEDEKNFKAFASLRMARANARLFGIRAKRAKEAEAESIDKKK